The Methanofollis sp. UBA420 genome contains a region encoding:
- a CDS encoding amino acid-binding protein, with amino-acid sequence MKIEVKDAPGQLVAALRPISDAGGNIMAVIHEWDPTLRPKTRIVQVVLDLPEERLDGLITTLKAAGVTILRLGEERLLLKRSVIMIGHLMHTDLSDTVGQIDRTGYAEVVEMHMTMPGIAQRSSALLTISATNRTHMDEAVKILRTVAKKKDLLLVEPLEEVA; translated from the coding sequence ATGAAGATAGAGGTGAAGGACGCCCCCGGCCAGCTGGTGGCCGCCCTCAGGCCGATCTCCGATGCCGGCGGGAACATCATGGCCGTGATCCACGAGTGGGACCCGACGCTGAGGCCAAAGACCAGGATCGTCCAGGTCGTTCTCGACCTGCCCGAGGAACGGCTCGACGGCCTGATCACGACTCTCAAAGCGGCGGGGGTGACCATCCTCAGGCTCGGCGAGGAGCGTCTCCTCCTGAAGCGGAGCGTCATCATGATCGGTCACCTGATGCACACCGACCTCTCAGACACCGTCGGCCAGATCGACCGGACAGGCTATGCCGAGGTCGTCGAGATGCATATGACGATGCCTGGGATCGCCCAGAGGTCGTCGGCCCTCCTCACCATCTCCGCGACAAACCGGACGCATATGGACGAGGCTGTGAAGATCCTCCGCACGGTGGCGAAGAAGAAGGATCTCCTCCTCGTCGAACCCCTGGAGGAGGTGGCATGA
- a CDS encoding glycine betaine/L-proline ABC transporter ATP-binding protein, protein MNKEMVKPKITIRSLYNIFGKHPEKVVSLLRKGKTKQEILEETGQTVGLRDVNLSVDEGEIFVVMGLSGSGKSTLLRCINRLIEPSHGEILIDGTDIASLEEDALREVRRKKLGMVFQNFALLPHRSVIENVAFGLEVQGMPEEERIEKAGKTIEMVGLAGYEESMPDELSGGMKQRVGLARALASDPDVLLMDEAFSALDPIIRTGMQDELLDLQGELSKTIIFVTHDLDEALKLGNRIALMKDGCIVQVGTPEEILTSPADDYVASFVAGVDRTRVLTAEGVMKPPEPVVSIISGPRVALKLMEEHGISTIFAVGKGKVLRGLVTVDDAVAAARAKKTNIEEILITDTPVTNPGTPVRDLMGVVATSQYPVAVVDACNRLKGVIVRGSLLAALAVSGNGEEELV, encoded by the coding sequence ATGAATAAGGAGATGGTTAAACCCAAAATTACAATCAGATCGTTATATAATATCTTTGGAAAACATCCGGAAAAAGTCGTTTCCCTTCTCAGAAAAGGGAAGACAAAACAGGAAATCCTGGAGGAAACCGGGCAGACCGTCGGCCTCAGGGACGTGAACCTCTCTGTCGACGAAGGTGAAATTTTTGTGGTCATGGGCCTCTCGGGTTCGGGAAAGTCCACTCTTCTCCGGTGCATCAACCGCCTCATCGAACCAAGCCATGGGGAGATCCTCATCGACGGCACCGACATCGCCTCTCTTGAGGAGGACGCACTCAGGGAGGTGAGACGGAAGAAACTGGGCATGGTCTTCCAGAACTTCGCCCTCCTCCCCCACAGGAGCGTCATCGAGAATGTCGCCTTCGGACTGGAGGTGCAGGGGATGCCGGAGGAAGAAAGGATCGAAAAGGCAGGAAAGACCATCGAGATGGTGGGCCTTGCCGGCTACGAGGAGAGCATGCCCGACGAACTCTCCGGCGGCATGAAACAACGGGTCGGCCTGGCCCGCGCCCTTGCCAGCGACCCCGACGTCCTCCTGATGGACGAAGCATTCAGCGCCCTCGACCCCATTATCAGGACAGGAATGCAGGACGAACTCCTCGACCTTCAGGGCGAACTCTCGAAGACGATCATCTTTGTCACCCACGACCTCGACGAGGCCCTCAAACTCGGGAACAGGATCGCCCTGATGAAGGACGGATGCATTGTGCAGGTCGGTACGCCCGAAGAGATCCTCACCTCGCCGGCCGACGACTATGTGGCCAGTTTTGTCGCCGGCGTCGACAGGACCAGAGTGCTCACCGCGGAAGGCGTCATGAAGCCTCCCGAACCTGTTGTATCGATCATTTCCGGCCCCAGGGTCGCCCTGAAATTAATGGAGGAGCACGGGATCTCGACCATCTTTGCCGTCGGGAAAGGAAAGGTCCTGAGGGGCCTGGTGACCGTTGACGATGCCGTCGCAGCGGCACGGGCAAAGAAGACGAACATCGAGGAGATCCTGATCACCGACACTCCGGTCACGAACCCGGGGACGCCTGTCCGCGACCTGATGGGAGTGGTGGCCACAAGCCAGTATCCTGTTGCAGTCGTCGACGCCTGCAACCGACTCAAGGGCGTCATTGTCAGGGGTTCTCTCCTTGCCGCCCTGGCCGTCTCCGGCAACGGTGAGGAGGAACTTGTATGA